A region from the Candidatus Binatia bacterium genome encodes:
- a CDS encoding glycosyltransferase family 39 protein, with protein MPALSETTRQRLLLLAMALLQAGFLVVRARPYGSAAHGLVATLAGAGFAAALALAFVPASSALRLRELLLGAAATRGRALAVLLAATVGVGVASAFTQQAPSWDEKWVLHAAETWARGGARELFARYGENPWLGPQHPPLVPMLYGTLADLVGPRLKALRLLNLVFGCGAIAAAYLIFEQLYDRATALVASLVLLASPLFVRIASAATNDMPLTFFFLLAVLLALRLVREPRDGLAVALGLAIGVGMLVKYTMLLVVPVLLVLVLIFRATPLLPRYLPTVGAIALAIVLLWLDFAWEAGLLGAQQDRIAQLVTVASRSPGWALDSIFTKTPSALGVYVVPFVLLGAVRAFRDRSASDVLVLAWIALVSVPLVLTLPDNRYFLPAFPAFALLAARALLARPAWTVPALALAWVLCALTLVFYARIDLAQRVFLFH; from the coding sequence ATGCCGGCTCTCTCGGAGACGACGCGGCAGCGGCTCCTGCTGCTCGCGATGGCGCTGCTGCAGGCGGGCTTCCTCGTCGTGCGCGCGCGTCCCTACGGCAGCGCGGCGCACGGGCTCGTCGCGACGCTCGCCGGCGCGGGCTTCGCAGCCGCGCTCGCGCTCGCGTTCGTGCCGGCGTCGAGCGCGCTGCGCCTGCGCGAGCTGCTGCTCGGTGCTGCGGCGACGCGCGGGCGCGCGCTCGCCGTGCTGCTTGCCGCGACCGTGGGCGTCGGCGTCGCGAGCGCGTTCACGCAGCAGGCGCCGAGCTGGGACGAGAAGTGGGTCCTGCACGCCGCCGAGACCTGGGCGCGCGGCGGCGCGCGGGAGCTGTTCGCGCGCTACGGCGAGAACCCGTGGCTCGGCCCGCAGCACCCGCCGCTCGTGCCGATGCTCTACGGTACGCTCGCGGATCTCGTCGGACCGCGTCTCAAGGCGCTGCGCCTCCTGAACCTCGTCTTCGGCTGCGGCGCGATCGCCGCCGCCTACCTGATCTTCGAGCAGCTCTACGACCGCGCGACGGCGTTGGTCGCGAGCCTCGTGCTGCTCGCGTCGCCGCTCTTCGTGCGCATCGCGTCGGCCGCGACCAACGACATGCCGCTCACGTTCTTCTTCCTGCTCGCGGTGCTGCTCGCGCTGCGACTCGTCCGGGAGCCGCGCGACGGGCTCGCGGTCGCGCTCGGGCTCGCGATCGGCGTCGGCATGCTCGTCAAGTACACGATGCTGCTCGTCGTGCCGGTGCTGCTCGTGCTCGTCCTGATCTTCCGCGCGACGCCGCTCTTGCCCCGCTACCTGCCGACGGTGGGCGCGATCGCGCTCGCCATCGTGCTCCTGTGGCTCGACTTCGCGTGGGAGGCGGGTCTTCTCGGTGCGCAGCAGGACCGCATCGCCCAGCTGGTGACCGTCGCGAGCCGCTCGCCCGGCTGGGCGCTCGACTCGATCTTCACCAAGACGCCGTCGGCGCTCGGCGTCTACGTCGTCCCCTTCGTGCTGCTCGGCGCCGTGCGCGCGTTTCGCGACCGCAGCGCGAGCGACGTGCTGGTGCTCGCGTGGATCGCGCTCGTCAGCGTGCCGCTCGTCCTGACGCTGCCCGACAACCGCTACTTCCTGCCCGCGTTCCCGGCCTTCGCGCTGCTCGCCGCGCGCGCGCTGCTCGCGCGTCCCGCGTGGACCGTGCCCGCGCTCGCGCTCGCCTGGGTGCTGTGCGCGCTGACGCTCGTCTTCTACGCGCGCATCGACCTCGCGCAGAGGGTATTCCTCTTCCATTGA
- a CDS encoding EamA family transporter, with product MELPPGVALLVLLAAALHAAWNVLVKIGGDRLLVQTTIIGTGSLASALLLPFVALPNPESVPFLVASVAVHNVYFFFLLRSYAVGDLSQVYPIARGTSPLVVALLAGPLAGEQLFATGYLGATLVTLGIASLASGRRAMEDGRAVTYALITGLLIASFTLIDGIGIRRAESALSFIFWMQALEIVPLGGFVLLFRRERVRPFLATNGVRGVLGGMLGGVMAATAYALVLWAYSRAALAPVSALRETSVVMAALFGALSLGEPFGLRRVVASAVVVLGVALLNL from the coding sequence ATGGAGCTCCCGCCCGGGGTCGCGCTGCTCGTCCTGCTCGCCGCCGCCTTGCACGCGGCGTGGAACGTGCTCGTCAAGATCGGCGGCGACCGCCTGCTCGTGCAGACGACGATCATCGGCACGGGGTCGCTCGCGAGCGCGCTGCTGCTGCCGTTCGTCGCGCTGCCGAACCCCGAGAGCGTGCCGTTCCTCGTCGCGAGCGTGGCGGTGCACAACGTGTACTTCTTCTTCCTGCTGCGCTCGTACGCGGTCGGCGACCTAAGCCAGGTCTATCCGATCGCGCGCGGCACCTCGCCGCTCGTGGTCGCGCTGCTCGCGGGACCCCTCGCGGGCGAGCAGCTCTTCGCGACCGGCTACCTCGGCGCGACGCTGGTCACGCTCGGCATCGCGAGCCTCGCGAGCGGGCGGCGCGCGATGGAGGACGGCCGCGCGGTGACCTACGCGTTGATCACCGGACTCCTGATCGCCTCCTTCACGCTGATCGACGGCATCGGCATCCGGCGCGCGGAGAGCGCGCTGTCCTTCATCTTCTGGATGCAGGCGCTCGAGATCGTGCCGCTCGGCGGCTTCGTGCTGCTCTTTCGTCGCGAGCGCGTGCGGCCGTTCCTTGCCACGAACGGCGTGCGCGGCGTGCTCGGCGGCATGCTCGGCGGGGTCATGGCGGCGACGGCGTACGCGCTCGTGCTCTGGGCCTACAGCCGCGCGGCGCTGGCGCCGGTGTCGGCGCTGCGCGAGACCAGCGTCGTGATGGCGGCGCTGTTTGGCGCGCTGTCGCTCGGCGAGCCGTTCGGCCTGCGTCGCGTCGTCGCGTCGGCGGTCGTCGTGCTCGGCGTCGCGCTGCTCAACCTTTGA
- a CDS encoding NnrU family protein, translated as MEPTLVVAALWLLFGGTHVGLAVRPVRERLVARLGEKGFVLLFWIVAAVTFSLLALGYERFATRGLPGPALGAVAGLRPLLIGVLVLGLVLMASSFASYLRSPYAATFSGPRPWRVVGVARITRHPFFVGLALFATAHALLATRLSGTTFWAGFVLLATLGMVHVDRKLLAAHGEPFADYLRQTSALPFAAVLRGRQTLAWSDVPLAAIVVGIALAWLLRAVHATLTAHIGPISIAMVVGGAAVLSLQAVYAGTRRARRSAAVSSQPRQA; from the coding sequence ATGGAGCCAACGCTCGTGGTCGCTGCGCTGTGGCTGCTGTTCGGCGGCACGCACGTCGGGCTCGCGGTACGGCCGGTGCGGGAGCGGCTGGTCGCGCGGCTCGGCGAGAAGGGCTTCGTGCTGCTCTTCTGGATCGTCGCCGCGGTGACGTTCTCGCTGCTCGCGCTCGGCTACGAGCGCTTCGCGACGCGAGGGCTTCCCGGCCCGGCGCTCGGCGCGGTCGCCGGGCTGCGACCGCTTCTGATCGGCGTGCTCGTGCTCGGGCTCGTGCTCATGGCGAGCTCCTTCGCGAGCTATCTGCGCTCGCCCTACGCCGCGACCTTCTCCGGACCGCGGCCGTGGCGCGTCGTCGGCGTGGCGCGCATCACGCGCCACCCGTTCTTCGTCGGGCTCGCGCTGTTCGCGACCGCCCACGCGCTGCTCGCGACCCGGCTCTCGGGGACGACGTTCTGGGCGGGCTTCGTGCTGCTCGCGACGCTCGGCATGGTGCACGTCGATCGCAAGCTGCTCGCGGCGCACGGCGAGCCGTTCGCAGACTACCTGCGGCAGACCTCCGCGCTGCCGTTCGCGGCGGTCCTGCGCGGTCGGCAGACGCTCGCGTGGAGCGACGTGCCGCTCGCCGCGATCGTCGTCGGGATCGCGCTCGCGTGGCTGCTGCGCGCCGTGCACGCGACGCTGACCGCGCACATCGGCCCGATCTCGATCGCCATGGTGGTGGGCGGCGCCGCCGTGCTGAGCCTCCAGGCCGTGTACGCCGGGACGCGACGGGCGCGCCGCTCCGCAGCGGTCTCCTCGCAGCCTCGTCAAGCATAG